The Verrucomicrobiota bacterium genome window below encodes:
- a CDS encoding CbtB-domain containing protein, with protein MSDTVLNPTATAEPVPIPVGELLPWLIFAAVLLLAIYFVGVEEGATAIFPGMYVHEFVHDGRHLLGFPCH; from the coding sequence ATGTCAGATACGGTTTTAAACCCGACCGCAACCGCCGAGCCCGTTCCGATTCCCGTTGGTGAACTGTTGCCCTGGCTCATTTTCGCGGCCGTGCTGCTGCTGGCGATCTACTTTGTCGGCGTGGAGGAAGGCGCCACAGCAATCTTCCCCGGAATGTATGTGCACGAATTTGTGCACGATGGGCGCCACCTCCTCGGCTTCCCCTGCCACTAA
- a CDS encoding CbtA family protein, with protein sequence MVRSLLIWGMLVGIVAGLLAFGFAKAFGEAQVERAIAFEEKQDRAQGDPPEPALVSREVQSGVGLFTGTVVYGTALGGLFALGFAFAYGRVGPPSARVMAALLAGAGFLALVLVPQLKYPANPPAVGQPGTIGYRSEWFFFMLLISLAALVTALMIGRSLAGRCGGWNAGLLAAAAFVGLIVVAQFLLPDINEVPDQFPAVVLWRFRIASLGMQLILWSTLGLLFGAAAERVLSKQGQA encoded by the coding sequence ATGGTTCGAAGCCTCCTCATCTGGGGAATGCTCGTCGGCATTGTGGCCGGGTTGTTAGCTTTCGGGTTCGCCAAGGCCTTTGGTGAAGCGCAAGTCGAGCGCGCCATCGCCTTTGAAGAGAAGCAGGACCGGGCTCAGGGGGACCCTCCTGAGCCGGCGTTGGTCAGCCGCGAAGTGCAAAGTGGGGTGGGACTGTTCACGGGGACGGTGGTCTACGGCACGGCGTTGGGCGGCTTGTTTGCGTTGGGGTTCGCCTTTGCTTACGGACGGGTCGGACCCCCAAGCGCCCGGGTGATGGCCGCGCTGCTGGCCGGGGCCGGTTTCCTTGCGCTCGTCTTGGTGCCGCAGTTAAAATACCCCGCCAACCCCCCGGCCGTGGGCCAGCCGGGGACCATCGGCTATCGAAGCGAATGGTTCTTTTTCATGCTTCTGATCTCGCTCGCCGCGTTGGTTACGGCGCTGATGATCGGCCGCAGTCTTGCGGGCCGGTGCGGGGGCTGGAACGCCGGGCTTCTTGCCGCAGCTGCCTTTGTCGGCCTCATTGTGGTCGCGCAATTTCTTCTACCGGACATTAACGAAGTCCCGGACCAGTTCCCGGCGGTGGTCCTGTGGCGTTTCAGGATCGCCTCGTTGGGCATGCAGCTAATCCTGTGGTCAACGCTCGGGTTATTGTTCGGCGCTGCGGCGGAGCGCGTGCTCTCGAAGCAAGGGCAAGCGTAG
- a CDS encoding DUF2182 domain-containing protein codes for MSCERASRRSFVGISALIFAASAAVTVDGCASMSAMGGMPMPGGWTMSMAWMRMPGQTWPGAAASFLGMWVVMMVAMMLPSLLPILLRYRQAVGRTGETRPGRLTALVGAGYFVVWTVFGIAAFSSGAALAAAEMKFPALARAIPTAAGVIILIAGALQFTAWKAHHLACCREASARDLTLPANAGAAWQYGLRLGLHCSRCCAGLTMVLLILGVMDLRAMTVVTAAVTIERLAPAGDRVARAVGAVVVGAGLFLIARAAGLG; via the coding sequence ATGAGTTGCGAGCGAGCTTCCCGGCGATCGTTCGTTGGCATCTCGGCGCTGATCTTCGCCGCCAGCGCGGCGGTGACGGTTGACGGGTGCGCGTCCATGTCGGCCATGGGCGGGATGCCGATGCCCGGCGGGTGGACGATGTCGATGGCATGGATGCGGATGCCCGGACAGACGTGGCCCGGCGCCGCGGCTTCTTTCCTCGGCATGTGGGTCGTGATGATGGTGGCAATGATGCTGCCATCCTTGCTGCCGATCCTGTTGCGCTACCGCCAGGCCGTCGGCAGGACAGGCGAGACGCGCCCGGGCCGGTTGACCGCGCTCGTGGGCGCGGGGTACTTCGTCGTGTGGACCGTGTTCGGAATCGCCGCATTTTCCTCGGGCGCCGCGCTGGCGGCAGCCGAGATGAAATTTCCGGCGCTGGCGCGCGCCATTCCGACCGCGGCCGGCGTGATCATCCTGATCGCCGGCGCGCTCCAGTTCACGGCGTGGAAAGCGCATCACCTTGCCTGTTGCCGGGAAGCGTCGGCGCGCGATCTTACGCTCCCGGCAAATGCCGGAGCGGCCTGGCAATACGGCCTGCGCCTGGGCCTCCACTGCAGCCGCTGCTGTGCCGGCCTGACGATGGTTCTTCTCATCCTCGGAGTCATGGACCTGCGGGCAATGACGGTGGTGACGGCGGCCGTCACCATCGAACGCCTCGCACCGGCCGGTGATCGCGTCGCGCGAGCCGTCGGAGCCGTCGTCGTTGGGGCAGGTTTGTTCCTGATCGCGCGAGCAGCCGGCCTCGGATAA
- a CDS encoding DUF899 domain-containing protein produces MTRHMTGTRQEWLAARLELLEAEKELTRRSDELARRRQELPWIRVDKQFGFETDEGRASLADLFRGRSQLLVYHFMFGPDYTAGCPSCSAIADGFNGFAVHLANHDVMLWAVSRAPLAKLQAYRQRMGWNFPWASSLSSDFNFDFNVSFTEEQEREGRVEYNYRREDGEDSATPNPGRDQCAAMAGIDAATYSREAPGMSAFALEDGVVYHTYSTYARGLDGLWGMYQWLDRAPKGRNETGIWWRLHDEYNQR; encoded by the coding sequence ATGACAAGACACATGACCGGGACACGTCAAGAGTGGCTCGCCGCGCGGCTTGAGCTGCTCGAGGCGGAGAAGGAGCTAACGCGGCGCAGCGACGAACTGGCGCGGCGACGCCAGGAGTTGCCGTGGATCCGGGTTGACAAACAGTTCGGATTCGAGACCGATGAGGGGAGGGCCTCGCTGGCAGACCTCTTCAGAGGGCGCTCGCAGCTCCTGGTCTACCACTTCATGTTCGGGCCCGACTACACGGCGGGGTGCCCCTCCTGCTCGGCGATCGCGGACGGCTTTAATGGATTCGCCGTGCACCTGGCCAACCATGATGTGATGCTCTGGGCGGTTTCGCGGGCGCCGCTGGCGAAGCTGCAGGCGTACAGGCAGCGGATGGGCTGGAACTTTCCTTGGGCCTCGTCACTCAGCAGCGACTTTAACTTCGACTTCAACGTCTCGTTCACTGAGGAGCAAGAGCGTGAGGGGCGCGTCGAGTACAACTACCGGCGGGAGGATGGCGAAGATAGTGCAACGCCGAACCCGGGGCGTGACCAGTGCGCGGCCATGGCCGGAATCGACGCGGCCACCTATTCGCGCGAAGCGCCGGGCATGAGCGCGTTTGCGCTTGAGGACGGCGTGGTCTACCACACCTATTCCACGTATGCGCGCGGACTGGACGGCCTTTGGGGCATGTACCAATGGCTCGACCGCGCCCCCAAAGGTCGCAACGAGACCGGCATTTGGTGGCGGCTTCATGACGAGTACAACCAGCGCTGA
- a CDS encoding helix-turn-helix domain-containing protein, which yields MDSPIMAAARSLAAGDPLGALNRVALRDDAPALALRGIAMAQLGDLVRARALVRRAARAFSPKEAVARARCIVAEAEIALVSRDLGWPAKALDAARATLEEHGDRLNAAHARYLEVRRLLLIGRLDEAERSLAGLDPGPLPPASRAVHELVVAAIALRRLRTKTARDALARAGRAALHARIPALTAEVENASLALNTPAARLIAHGEQRPLLLEEVEALQASKALVVDACRYVVRDAGTVVSLARRPVLFALARALGEAWPGDVPRGTLIARAFRAKLADESHRARLRVELARLRTVLRTLAGVTATKRGFALVPRRAREVIVLARPVEEEHAAVLAFLADGESWSSSALALALGTSQRTVQRALDSLANAGKVQAFGRGRARRWITPPLPGFTTTLLLPSPLPSD from the coding sequence ATGGACTCGCCAATCATGGCAGCGGCGCGTTCGCTTGCGGCGGGTGATCCTCTCGGCGCACTGAACCGGGTCGCCTTGCGTGACGACGCGCCTGCGCTAGCGCTTCGAGGCATCGCGATGGCGCAACTCGGCGACCTGGTGCGAGCGAGAGCCCTCGTGCGGCGCGCGGCGCGCGCCTTCAGCCCGAAAGAGGCCGTGGCCCGCGCGAGGTGTATCGTCGCCGAGGCCGAGATTGCGCTCGTCTCCCGCGACCTGGGCTGGCCCGCAAAAGCGCTCGATGCAGCGCGGGCGACGCTCGAAGAACACGGCGACCGGTTGAATGCCGCGCACGCGCGGTACCTCGAGGTCCGCCGCCTCCTCCTGATCGGGCGTCTCGACGAGGCGGAACGCAGCCTCGCCGGGCTGGACCCCGGGCCCTTGCCGCCCGCGTCGAGAGCCGTCCATGAGTTGGTCGTTGCGGCGATCGCCCTGCGACGCCTCCGGACGAAGACGGCGCGCGACGCGCTCGCGCGGGCCGGGCGCGCCGCGCTCCATGCCCGTATCCCTGCGCTGACGGCAGAGGTCGAAAACGCATCCCTCGCCCTGAACACGCCCGCGGCGCGCCTGATTGCGCATGGCGAGCAGCGCCCCCTCCTGCTCGAAGAGGTTGAAGCGTTGCAGGCGTCGAAGGCGCTCGTGGTTGACGCGTGCCGTTACGTCGTGCGTGATGCGGGCACGGTGGTCTCGCTCGCAAGGCGTCCGGTGTTGTTCGCGCTCGCACGCGCGCTGGGCGAAGCGTGGCCGGGCGACGTGCCGAGGGGCACACTCATCGCGCGGGCATTCCGGGCGAAGCTCGCCGATGAGTCGCACCGCGCCCGGTTGCGAGTCGAACTCGCGCGGCTTCGGACGGTGCTTCGGACGCTGGCCGGCGTGACCGCGACGAAGCGCGGATTTGCGCTGGTGCCCCGTCGCGCACGCGAGGTCATCGTCCTGGCGCGGCCCGTTGAGGAGGAGCATGCGGCGGTGCTTGCCTTCCTCGCCGACGGTGAATCGTGGTCGAGTTCGGCCCTCGCACTTGCCCTTGGGACCAGCCAGCGCACCGTCCAGCGGGCCCTCGACTCGCTTGCGAACGCAGGCAAGGTGCAGGCGTTTGGTCGCGGGCGAGCGCGCCGTTGGATAACGCCGCCCCTGCCGGGATTCACGACGACCTTGTTACTCCCTTCTCCACTACCGAGTGATTAG
- a CDS encoding glutamine cyclotransferase, with product MNESPAEILREFGPFPGIDGVHGVTYDGRHVWFASGDKLNAFDPASGRILRSIEVAADAGTAFDGQHLFQLVEDRIQKIDPKTGRVLAAIPAPGGGGHSGLAWAEGTLWVAQYHDRKIHQIDPQTGAILRTIESSRFVTGVTWVDGELWHGTWEGEESDLRRVDPRTGEVLQKLDMPPGAGISGLESDGGDRFFCGGGSGGKIRIVRRPARS from the coding sequence ATGAACGAATCACCGGCCGAAATCCTCCGTGAATTTGGACCTTTTCCGGGTATCGACGGCGTGCATGGCGTCACGTATGACGGCCGGCACGTCTGGTTTGCGTCCGGAGACAAGCTGAACGCCTTTGATCCGGCGAGCGGCCGGATACTGCGCTCGATCGAGGTCGCCGCGGATGCAGGAACGGCCTTCGACGGCCAGCACTTGTTTCAGCTTGTCGAGGATCGCATCCAGAAGATCGACCCGAAGACCGGCCGCGTGCTCGCGGCGATTCCGGCCCCCGGCGGCGGCGGTCACTCGGGACTCGCGTGGGCCGAAGGGACGCTCTGGGTGGCGCAGTATCACGACCGGAAAATCCATCAGATCGATCCCCAAACGGGGGCGATTCTTCGCACAATCGAGTCCAGCCGTTTCGTTACCGGGGTCACCTGGGTCGACGGAGAGCTCTGGCACGGCACCTGGGAAGGTGAGGAGAGCGATTTAAGGCGCGTCGATCCTCGAACCGGAGAGGTCCTGCAGAAGCTCGACATGCCCCCCGGGGCGGGCATTTCGGGCCTCGAGTCCGACGGCGGCGATCGGTTCTTCTGCGGAGGAGGAAGCGGCGGCAAAATCCGAATCGTCCGCCGGCCCGCGCGTTCTTGA
- a CDS encoding ABC transporter substrate-binding protein, with protein MKTMRTPRTRNVVTPKQTGLFVVGTLTLTCLLLSVLSLRADEAPLKIGVLVTLTGPFAQLGADGADGIKIAVDEFGGKVAGRPIQIFTEDSAADPDKAIEKTRALVKRDGVQLILGPLSGAEGEAVKKNADEWSNTTIVVAGAAAEDITMRGVKPNVWRTSYTGAQPMFPLGEWAFKNGYKRVAIVAEDYAFPYAQVGGFMLTYCHAGGKVAKKFWIPLGTSDYSAIFPQLPPDIDALYVALGGTDAVNFVKQMQEFGLLGKVKLLGGTVTVDASQLASVGELMDGIVSGSIFSGDLTTPEFKAFDQAFEKLRQRPPSLFAENYYRAAKWAFLALQKVGGKIEDQQAFRDALQGTSFNAPASPVSFDQYHNVVTDVYLNQVKKIGNEYRNSVIQVYPKVSQFWNISPEEYQKQPSYGRTFPDCP; from the coding sequence ATGAAAACCATGCGCACGCCGCGCACCCGAAACGTCGTTACGCCGAAGCAAACTGGCTTATTCGTCGTTGGAACGCTGACCTTGACGTGCCTTCTGCTGTCCGTCCTATCCCTCCGAGCCGATGAAGCGCCGCTCAAGATCGGTGTCCTCGTGACCCTCACCGGACCGTTCGCCCAGTTGGGTGCGGACGGCGCTGACGGAATCAAGATCGCCGTTGATGAGTTCGGCGGGAAAGTCGCCGGACGTCCCATTCAGATTTTCACGGAGGACAGTGCGGCCGATCCGGATAAGGCGATCGAGAAGACTCGCGCGTTGGTGAAACGTGACGGCGTTCAGCTCATCCTTGGCCCCCTGAGCGGCGCCGAAGGGGAAGCCGTGAAGAAGAACGCCGATGAATGGTCCAACACCACGATTGTAGTTGCCGGCGCGGCGGCGGAGGATATCACGATGCGCGGGGTGAAGCCGAATGTCTGGCGCACGTCGTACACCGGTGCCCAGCCAATGTTTCCGCTGGGCGAATGGGCTTTTAAAAACGGCTACAAACGCGTGGCGATCGTGGCCGAAGATTATGCTTTCCCTTACGCCCAGGTCGGCGGCTTTATGCTGACCTACTGCCATGCCGGCGGAAAGGTCGCGAAGAAATTTTGGATTCCCCTGGGAACGAGCGATTACAGCGCGATTTTCCCCCAGCTTCCTCCGGACATTGACGCCCTCTACGTGGCGTTGGGCGGCACCGATGCCGTAAACTTTGTTAAGCAGATGCAGGAGTTCGGCCTGCTCGGGAAGGTCAAGCTCCTGGGCGGCACGGTAACCGTCGATGCGAGCCAGCTCGCGTCTGTCGGTGAATTGATGGACGGCATCGTCTCCGGCTCGATCTTCAGCGGCGACCTGACGACCCCGGAATTCAAGGCGTTCGACCAGGCCTTCGAGAAGCTGCGCCAGCGGCCGCCGTCGCTGTTCGCGGAAAACTACTATCGCGCGGCTAAGTGGGCATTTCTGGCCCTGCAGAAGGTTGGCGGTAAGATTGAAGACCAGCAGGCGTTCCGGGACGCGCTGCAAGGAACGTCTTTCAACGCCCCGGCCTCACCCGTCTCCTTTGACCAGTACCATAACGTGGTTACTGACGTTTACCTCAACCAGGTCAAAAAGATCGGCAATGAATACCGCAACTCGGTCATTCAGGTTTACCCCAAAGTCAGTCAGTTTTGGAACATCAGCCCGGAAGAGTACCAGAAGCAGCCATCCTACGGGAGGACCTTTCCGGATTGCCCATGA
- a CDS encoding ABC transporter ATP-binding protein, whose product MSAVLLDRVSRRFGGLFAVKEISLKVEPGARLAILGPNGAGKSTLFNLITGDLRPTSGRIELFSRDVTRQPAFRRSRAGIARTYQVSALFTDLDVAHNLYLGILGNSKRRYDWVRLVRRDKEHLRRAEEIARTMGLESRFRSPVAELSHGERRQLELGLALAGNPRLILLDEPAAGLSPAERNHLRELLSDLPRAVTLVLVEHDMDIALRVADRVAVLDNGRLVAEGDPQGITTNPLVQEIYLGTKHGA is encoded by the coding sequence ATGAGCGCCGTTCTCCTGGACCGGGTTTCGCGGCGGTTTGGGGGGCTTTTCGCGGTAAAGGAAATCTCGCTCAAGGTGGAACCCGGTGCACGCCTCGCCATCCTGGGCCCGAACGGTGCCGGCAAATCGACGCTGTTTAACCTGATTACGGGCGACCTGCGGCCGACCTCGGGCCGGATCGAGCTCTTCTCGCGCGATGTCACGCGGCAGCCTGCGTTCCGCCGGTCGCGGGCGGGCATCGCGCGCACCTACCAGGTATCGGCCCTGTTTACGGACCTCGACGTAGCACATAACCTGTACCTCGGAATCCTGGGCAACTCGAAGCGGCGCTACGATTGGGTCCGCCTGGTCCGGCGTGATAAGGAGCATTTGCGGCGCGCCGAAGAGATTGCCAGAACGATGGGACTGGAAAGCCGGTTCCGGTCCCCCGTGGCTGAACTCTCGCACGGGGAGCGCCGCCAGTTGGAGTTAGGCCTGGCCCTCGCTGGAAACCCGCGGCTCATCCTGCTTGACGAGCCGGCTGCCGGGCTCTCCCCCGCTGAGCGCAACCACTTGCGAGAACTGCTTTCCGACCTGCCGAGGGCGGTGACGCTGGTGTTGGTCGAACACGACATGGACATCGCCCTTCGCGTGGCGGATCGCGTCGCGGTGCTGGATAACGGGCGGCTGGTTGCCGAAGGCGATCCGCAGGGAATCACGACCAATCCCCTGGTGCAGGAGATTTACCTTGGTACAAAGCACGGAGCCTGA
- a CDS encoding ABC transporter ATP-binding protein yields MLTVDDVHVYLDSAHVLQGTSLTLTQGVVGIVGRNGMGKTTLVRTIMGLTPARRGHIRFAGQDITNLRTHQIATRGIAYVPQGRAVFPSLSVHEHLKVAARGARAGGWTPDRVYDLFPRLAERRRFGGGSLSGGEQQMLAIGRALVTNPKLLVMDEPSEGLSPVILAHLIETCGVLINQQMHILIVEQNLHFVSSLVRDELLIMLSGRIANRVSGQVLLKDQALRERFLGVALGTGTGH; encoded by the coding sequence TTGCTGACGGTTGACGACGTCCACGTCTACCTGGATTCTGCGCACGTTCTGCAGGGGACCTCGCTGACGCTAACCCAAGGCGTGGTCGGGATTGTCGGCCGGAACGGCATGGGCAAAACCACGCTCGTGCGCACGATCATGGGACTCACGCCGGCCCGGCGCGGTCACATTCGTTTTGCCGGTCAGGACATTACGAATTTAAGAACCCACCAAATTGCCACGCGGGGAATCGCTTACGTTCCGCAAGGGCGTGCGGTATTTCCTTCGCTAAGCGTGCATGAACACCTGAAAGTGGCCGCCCGCGGAGCAAGGGCGGGCGGTTGGACCCCGGACCGGGTTTACGACCTGTTCCCGCGTCTGGCGGAACGGCGCAGGTTCGGTGGCGGATCGCTTTCCGGCGGCGAACAACAGATGCTGGCGATCGGCCGCGCCCTGGTCACCAACCCGAAACTGCTGGTGATGGACGAGCCCTCCGAAGGCTTGTCCCCGGTCATCCTTGCACACCTGATTGAGACGTGCGGGGTTCTCATCAACCAGCAGATGCACATTTTGATCGTTGAGCAGAATCTGCACTTTGTAAGTTCGCTCGTGCGTGACGAACTCCTGATCATGCTCTCCGGCCGAATCGCCAACCGCGTTTCGGGTCAGGTACTGCTCAAAGACCAGGCGCTCCGGGAGCGCTTCCTGGGGGTGGCCCTCGGTACCGGCACCGGTCATTAG
- a CDS encoding phosphoenolpyruvate hydrolase family protein: MKQYSRSEFLDRLNQKRRRGEPLVMGGAGIGLVAKVADRAGIDAIFIYNTGPFRMDGHGSLSGYLAYGDSNQMTLDLGRHVLRVVEESPVIGGIGAADPYRDIDQLLDEMMRLGFSGITNVPTAGLYDGTFRKHIDATNLGYPEEVKLIERCRRRDIFTSAYAFAPDECRMMADAGADIISPHVGLTSGGLIGAKEVPDLDQACEKLSAMCEAARAVRSDVIVLAHGGPFEDPASVQVAFDRTPVDGFLGASSIERLPVERAITDIVQGFRALKLGRRQPAG; this comes from the coding sequence ATGAAACAGTATTCACGCAGTGAATTTCTCGATCGCCTCAACCAAAAGCGTCGCCGCGGTGAGCCGCTGGTCATGGGCGGCGCCGGCATCGGCCTGGTGGCAAAGGTCGCCGACCGGGCAGGCATTGACGCCATCTTCATCTACAATACCGGCCCGTTTCGGATGGACGGTCACGGCTCTTTGTCGGGTTACCTGGCGTACGGCGATTCCAATCAGATGACCTTGGATCTTGGACGGCACGTGCTCCGCGTCGTGGAAGAATCCCCCGTCATCGGCGGGATCGGCGCCGCGGATCCTTACCGCGACATCGACCAGCTACTCGATGAAATGATGCGGTTAGGCTTTTCGGGCATCACTAACGTACCCACGGCGGGGTTGTACGACGGAACCTTTCGTAAACACATCGACGCCACGAACCTGGGTTACCCGGAAGAAGTCAAGCTCATCGAGCGCTGCCGCCGGCGAGACATCTTCACCTCAGCGTACGCCTTCGCTCCCGATGAATGCCGGATGATGGCTGATGCGGGCGCCGACATCATCAGCCCGCACGTGGGCCTCACCAGCGGCGGCCTGATCGGTGCGAAAGAAGTTCCGGATCTCGACCAGGCGTGTGAGAAGCTGTCAGCGATGTGCGAGGCAGCCCGGGCCGTTCGATCCGACGTGATCGTTTTAGCCCACGGCGGCCCGTTCGAAGATCCCGCTTCCGTGCAGGTCGCGTTCGACCGGACGCCCGTGGACGGTTTTCTCGGAGCATCCTCCATCGAGCGATTGCCCGTCGAGCGCGCCATCACGGACATCGTGCAAGGATTCCGGGCCCTCAAACTGGGCCGGCGCCAGCCTGCGGGTTAG
- a CDS encoding Tm-1-like ATP-binding domain-containing protein, whose translation MPTVVLAGTLDTKGPEYEFARARLLEHGVTPLVVDFGILGEPAFAPDIPADEVARAGGKPLSELRFAREGSDTRVVALETMARGLIRIFAQLRAEGRCDGVLGLGGSGGTTVISAAMRTLPLGLPKVMVSTLASGNVAGFVGTKDIYIANSVTDIAGLNRVSRKLIANAVNAIAGMALGAAASPVQDHRPLVAITMFGVTTPGVLRIVRRLEQHGLETIVFHAVGSGGRSMEAMIDEGLIDGVIDYTTSELTDNYLGGIFSAGPHRLEAAARRGIPQVVVPGALEVINFGPRHTLPAVFDVPERKLIVHNANVCAVRANAQECAELGRIFAEKVNRATGRTAVLLPLRGKDKYEQPPDGLWIDPAADKAMYDQIRQNLRADIPLREIDANINDPAFADATTDVFLDLWHAAHPAAA comes from the coding sequence ATGCCCACCGTCGTTCTCGCCGGAACTCTGGACACCAAGGGCCCGGAATACGAGTTTGCCCGCGCCCGCCTTCTCGAACACGGGGTCACCCCGTTGGTCGTCGATTTCGGTATCCTTGGTGAGCCCGCCTTCGCGCCGGATATTCCGGCGGACGAGGTGGCGCGGGCCGGCGGCAAACCGCTGTCGGAGCTGCGGTTTGCGCGGGAAGGTTCCGACACCCGCGTCGTGGCCCTCGAGACCATGGCCAGGGGCCTGATCCGGATCTTTGCGCAGCTCCGCGCCGAAGGAAGGTGCGACGGGGTGCTGGGACTCGGCGGCTCCGGCGGGACCACGGTCATCAGCGCGGCCATGCGAACGTTGCCGTTGGGACTCCCCAAAGTGATGGTTTCCACGCTGGCTTCCGGCAACGTCGCCGGCTTTGTGGGGACAAAAGACATTTACATTGCAAACTCGGTTACCGACATTGCCGGCCTGAACCGGGTGTCGCGCAAGCTCATCGCCAACGCCGTCAATGCGATCGCCGGCATGGCCCTCGGGGCGGCGGCGTCGCCCGTGCAAGATCATCGACCGCTCGTTGCGATCACGATGTTTGGCGTTACGACCCCCGGTGTCCTCCGGATCGTTCGACGGCTCGAGCAGCACGGGTTGGAGACGATCGTCTTTCATGCCGTCGGTTCAGGCGGCCGGTCCATGGAAGCGATGATTGACGAGGGCCTGATTGATGGCGTGATCGATTACACCACCAGCGAACTGACCGACAATTACCTCGGCGGCATCTTTTCGGCCGGGCCTCATCGGCTCGAGGCGGCCGCCCGGCGCGGAATCCCTCAGGTGGTGGTTCCGGGTGCATTGGAAGTTATCAACTTCGGCCCGCGACACACCCTCCCGGCCGTGTTCGACGTTCCCGAACGCAAGCTGATCGTGCACAACGCCAACGTGTGCGCGGTAAGGGCAAACGCGCAGGAGTGCGCGGAACTGGGGCGCATCTTCGCTGAGAAGGTTAACCGCGCAACCGGCCGAACGGCCGTCCTCCTGCCGTTGAGAGGGAAGGACAAATATGAACAGCCGCCGGACGGGTTGTGGATCGATCCCGCGGCCGATAAAGCGATGTACGACCAGATCCGGCAGAACCTTCGCGCCGACATTCCCCTCCGGGAGATAGACGCCAACATCAACGATCCGGCGTTCGCGGATGCGACCACCGACGTATTCCTGGACTTGTGGCACGCGGCCCATCCCGCGGCGGCCTGA
- a CDS encoding phosphoenolpyruvate hydrolase family protein, with translation MNVREFLERMVEGRRQRRPMICAGVGSGVTAKGAVDGGADLLAVYNTAVYRIMGLPTALAFLPYDDANRLTFDVLPQVIAAAGSTPVLAGIGVHDPRVDLDRVLTQVADLRVAGVTNEPFIGIYSPDLRAHLEAAGLGFGREVSLVRQAVKRGLLTLGWVFDSSQAAAMAEAGAHLLGINLGLTTFGSNDPNRLDQAIGALREIANAAQSVRRDVFTLIHGGPFNDPEAVAAALRATGADGYVTGSTAEAGPVRTAVADAIRRFRTASTSPASRE, from the coding sequence ATGAACGTGCGCGAATTTCTCGAGCGGATGGTAGAAGGGCGCCGGCAGCGGCGGCCGATGATCTGCGCCGGGGTGGGCAGCGGCGTCACGGCAAAAGGCGCCGTGGACGGCGGGGCGGACCTTCTCGCCGTTTACAACACGGCCGTCTACCGCATCATGGGGTTACCGACTGCGCTGGCCTTTTTACCGTACGATGATGCCAACCGGTTGACCTTTGATGTCCTGCCGCAAGTGATTGCCGCGGCCGGATCCACCCCGGTGCTTGCGGGCATCGGCGTCCATGACCCGCGCGTAGATCTTGACAGGGTGCTCACCCAGGTGGCCGATCTGCGCGTCGCGGGCGTTACCAACGAACCGTTCATCGGCATTTATTCCCCGGACCTGCGGGCCCACCTGGAAGCGGCAGGACTCGGTTTCGGGCGCGAGGTGTCGTTGGTTCGTCAAGCGGTCAAGCGTGGTCTGCTAACTCTGGGCTGGGTATTCGATTCAAGCCAGGCCGCCGCGATGGCGGAGGCCGGCGCTCATCTCCTGGGAATCAACCTGGGCTTGACCACGTTTGGCTCAAACGATCCAAACCGCCTTGACCAGGCCATCGGAGCGCTCCGGGAAATCGCCAACGCTGCGCAGAGCGTCCGCCGCGACGTTTTCACCCTGATCCATGGCGGCCCTTTCAACGACCCCGAAGCCGTTGCAGCCGCGCTGCGTGCGACCGGCGCTGACGGCTACGTCACCGGATCGACGGCCGAAGCCGGCCCGGTCCGTACCGCCGTCGCCGACGCGATCCGGCGCTTCAGGACAGCCTCAACCTCGCCAGCAAGCCGAGAATGA